A stretch of the Paenibacillus dendritiformis genome encodes the following:
- a CDS encoding extracellular solute-binding protein translates to MKKGIKRWTSILLISCLAVAVAGCGSSKPAAETGKDKGPSDPITFMHMFDKNAEGGGLHQAELLDKFTAENPDIQLDQEIQSHDNYETKIKTLAAANELPDVFLMKSSMVTTFVENGLVRPVDDLLDKDPDWKNGFVDGALDTYQVDGQTYGIQFSGGPTHVIYYNKDLVAKAGFSEFPKTWDDFLKLIDNLKAQNITPIAFGNKGKWLANSSYMSTLGDRFTGTEWFESLANHKGAKFTDKEFVQGLELFQDLAKRGAFNNDMNSIDNNQMKTLYYNGKAAMFIEGAWASNAVETGGPQEIQDKTELAVFPAIDGAKGDQNGVSGGGGWAYAINANIDESKLDDIAKLMKTLSDKEAAKVILKYGDIPSSKVDNINELDLSPLTKKMVKLLETTKYVPIYDSRLSPGLTEAMNSAMQEMLIGQLTPEKAAEVMQKEYENEM, encoded by the coding sequence ATGAAAAAGGGCATCAAACGTTGGACCTCGATTCTGCTGATCAGCTGTCTGGCGGTAGCGGTAGCCGGCTGCGGCTCATCGAAGCCGGCCGCGGAGACGGGCAAGGACAAAGGCCCGTCCGACCCGATAACGTTCATGCACATGTTCGACAAGAACGCCGAAGGCGGAGGGCTCCATCAAGCGGAGCTGCTCGACAAGTTCACGGCGGAGAATCCGGACATTCAGCTGGATCAGGAGATTCAGTCGCATGACAACTACGAGACGAAGATCAAGACGCTGGCCGCTGCGAACGAGCTGCCGGACGTATTCTTGATGAAGAGCTCGATGGTTACGACCTTCGTGGAGAACGGACTGGTAAGACCGGTTGACGATCTGCTGGATAAGGATCCGGACTGGAAGAACGGCTTCGTGGACGGCGCGCTGGATACGTACCAAGTCGACGGCCAAACCTACGGCATTCAATTCTCGGGCGGACCGACCCATGTTATTTATTACAACAAAGATTTGGTTGCCAAAGCCGGCTTCTCCGAGTTCCCGAAAACGTGGGATGACTTCCTGAAGCTGATCGACAATCTGAAAGCACAGAACATCACGCCGATTGCCTTCGGCAACAAAGGCAAATGGCTCGCGAACTCCAGCTACATGTCGACGCTGGGCGACCGCTTCACCGGAACGGAATGGTTCGAGAGTCTGGCGAACCACAAGGGCGCCAAGTTCACCGACAAAGAATTCGTGCAAGGGTTGGAATTGTTCCAGGATCTGGCCAAGCGCGGGGCGTTCAACAACGATATGAACTCGATCGACAACAATCAGATGAAGACGCTCTACTATAACGGCAAGGCGGCGATGTTCATCGAAGGCGCTTGGGCGAGCAACGCGGTGGAGACCGGCGGCCCGCAAGAGATCCAGGACAAGACGGAATTGGCTGTCTTCCCGGCTATCGACGGCGCCAAGGGCGACCAGAACGGCGTGTCCGGCGGCGGCGGATGGGCCTATGCCATCAATGCCAACATCGACGAGTCGAAGCTCGACGATATCGCGAAGCTGATGAAAACCCTGTCCGACAAGGAAGCGGCCAAAGTCATCCTGAAATACGGCGACATTCCGTCAAGCAAGGTGGACAATATCAATGAGCTTGATCTGTCCCCGCTCACCAAAAAGATGGTGAAGCTGCTGGAAACGACGAAATATGTCCCTATCTACGATTCCCGTCTCTCCCCAGGTCTGACGGAAGCGATGAATTCCGCAATGCAGGAAATGCTCATCGGGCAGCTGACGCCGGAAAAAGCGGCCGAAGTGATGCAAAAGGAATACGAGAACGAGATGTAA
- a CDS encoding carbohydrate ABC transporter permease, producing the protein MNNSAIRPKRWTFFAYLLPSVLLYAFMVLVPLVLALRYSFYKWSGGPKMEWIGLRNYEVLLQDAKFWGAFLNNLIIVGFSVVGQIGIAFIIAVFLMNKWVKWREFHRTVIFIPVVLSSVVIGFLWSMIFNNDAGLLNWLLTSLGLESWIKPWLDDPNVVMYSVTAPIVWQYIGFYLIIFMASMQSINGEVYEMAEIDGATGFKKTMYITLPLLKDTMKIAVMLCIAGNMKAFDSIFVMTGGGPGNSSTVMAQYAYDTSFKAFKLGYGSAISIGIMVLSVFLILLSRLIGGKNND; encoded by the coding sequence ATGAATAACTCCGCGATTCGGCCCAAGCGCTGGACATTTTTCGCTTATTTGCTGCCGAGCGTGCTGCTGTACGCCTTCATGGTCCTTGTTCCGTTGGTGCTCGCCTTGCGGTACAGCTTCTATAAATGGTCGGGCGGACCGAAGATGGAATGGATCGGGCTCCGGAACTATGAGGTGCTTCTTCAAGACGCGAAATTTTGGGGCGCTTTTCTCAATAACTTAATTATTGTCGGCTTCAGTGTCGTCGGCCAGATCGGGATCGCCTTCATCATCGCGGTATTCCTGATGAACAAATGGGTGAAGTGGCGCGAATTCCACCGGACCGTCATCTTTATCCCGGTCGTCCTGTCCTCGGTCGTCATCGGGTTCCTGTGGTCCATGATCTTCAACAATGATGCGGGACTGCTGAATTGGCTGCTGACTTCCCTGGGGCTCGAATCCTGGATCAAGCCTTGGCTGGACGATCCGAACGTCGTCATGTACTCCGTAACAGCACCGATTGTGTGGCAATATATCGGTTTCTACCTGATTATATTTATGGCTTCGATGCAAAGCATCAACGGGGAAGTGTACGAGATGGCGGAGATCGATGGAGCCACCGGCTTCAAGAAGACGATGTACATTACACTGCCCCTGCTGAAGGATACGATGAAAATTGCCGTGATGCTCTGTATTGCGGGGAACATGAAGGCGTTCGACAGCATTTTCGTCATGACGGGAGGCGGACCCGGCAATTCCTCCACGGTCATGGCGCAATATGCCTATGACACGTCATTCAAAGCGTTCAAGCTGGGATACGGCAGTGCGATCTCCATTGGCATTATGGTGCTCAGCGTCTTCCTTATCCTGTTGAGCCGTCTGATTGGAGGGAAGAACAATGACTAA
- a CDS encoding carbohydrate ABC transporter permease → MTKAMRFIPRFLINLFLWIMSLSCIFPVIWMIYSSLKTQQEFNVNIISLPTSLNFQNYIDAFRIGKMDTYFVNSVFVTVLTVVFTVVLSFLAAYILARFDFPGRNLVYFMFLAGMLIPIHGLLIPVFVEFKALGLLDQRITLVLPYVAFNLSMGIFLFENFIKSVPLEVEEAAAIDGSGTTRRVLTIVLPMCLPVISTAIILYFLGAWNEFPFALVLIKSPELRTLPVGLTNFNGQFTVNYPQMMAAMVIVVLPVILTYLAFYKKIMQGMTAGAVKG, encoded by the coding sequence ATGACTAAAGCGATGCGGTTCATCCCGCGGTTCCTGATCAACCTGTTCCTGTGGATCATGTCGTTGTCCTGCATATTCCCGGTCATCTGGATGATCTATTCCTCGCTGAAAACCCAGCAGGAATTCAATGTGAATATTATTTCGCTGCCAACGTCGCTCAATTTCCAGAACTATATTGACGCCTTCCGCATCGGAAAAATGGATACGTACTTCGTGAACAGCGTATTCGTCACGGTGCTGACGGTCGTCTTCACGGTCGTCCTGAGCTTCCTGGCCGCTTATATTTTGGCCCGCTTCGATTTCCCGGGGCGCAATCTCGTCTACTTCATGTTCCTGGCAGGAATGCTCATTCCGATTCACGGGCTGCTTATCCCGGTATTCGTCGAGTTCAAGGCGCTCGGGCTGCTCGATCAGCGGATAACGCTCGTGCTGCCGTATGTGGCCTTCAACCTGTCGATGGGGATATTCCTGTTCGAGAACTTCATCAAATCGGTTCCGCTCGAGGTGGAGGAAGCGGCGGCCATTGACGGAAGCGGCACGACGCGGCGCGTGCTTACGATCGTGCTTCCGATGTGTCTGCCGGTCATCTCGACGGCCATCATCCTGTACTTCCTGGGGGCCTGGAACGAGTTCCCGTTCGCGCTCGTGCTCATTAAGAGCCCGGAGCTGCGGACGCTGCCGGTCGGCCTGACGAATTTCAACGGACAGTTCACCGTGAACTATCCGCAGATGATGGCGGCGATGGTCATCGTCGTCTTGCCGGTCATTTTGACTTATCTCGCATTCTATAAGAAAATTATGCAAGGAATGACGGCGGGGGCCGTCAAAGGCTGA
- a CDS encoding sulfatase-like hydrolase/transferase — translation MMDKHSARRPNVIVLVADDHRYESIRAHGNHEVMTPTLDRLAERGVSFQSTNIIGGMDGAVCSPCRACLNTGSSIFGATVKQELGDTVEKMTLSPEKRTLGETFRQHGYYAYAVGKWHNDTASFNRSFAGGNRIFFGGMSHHREVPVYAYDPTGTYSSSQRTVESTFSTELFTDEAEAFIRGYDREEPFFLYIAYTSPHDPRTAPEPYASQYEDGRVAVPGNFLPEHPFDNGEMHIRDEGLAGRPRTKEEIRRHIADYYAMITHMDAQMGRLMEALKETGRLDGTIVVYTSDHGLAVGQHGLMGKQNLYEHSIRIPWLMAGPGVPAKGRIGGQVYQMDIYPTLCELAGIPVPASVEGRSMAGLMRGEAGAERSTVYALYKDTQRMVKDGRYKLIRYRKSGVTGEGTDMVQLFDLLEDPGELRNLAQEPEMQRHIRRLDEAMQAWMRQVGDPYADSFAISG, via the coding sequence ATGATGGACAAGCATTCCGCGCGGCGGCCGAATGTGATCGTGCTCGTCGCCGATGACCACCGGTATGAGTCGATTCGGGCGCATGGCAACCACGAGGTGATGACTCCCACGCTGGACCGATTGGCCGAGCGCGGCGTCAGCTTCCAGAGCACGAACATCATTGGCGGGATGGACGGAGCGGTATGCTCGCCATGCCGGGCCTGCCTGAACACCGGATCCTCGATCTTCGGGGCGACGGTGAAGCAGGAGCTGGGCGATACGGTGGAGAAGATGACGCTGTCTCCGGAGAAGCGCACCTTGGGCGAGACGTTCCGGCAGCACGGCTATTATGCGTATGCGGTCGGGAAGTGGCATAACGACACCGCCAGCTTCAACCGCAGCTTTGCCGGCGGCAACCGCATTTTCTTCGGCGGAATGAGCCATCATCGCGAGGTCCCTGTCTATGCGTATGATCCGACGGGAACTTATTCCTCCTCCCAACGCACCGTCGAGAGCACGTTCTCGACCGAGCTGTTCACGGATGAAGCGGAGGCGTTCATCCGGGGATATGACCGGGAGGAGCCGTTTTTCCTCTATATCGCCTATACCTCTCCTCATGATCCGCGTACGGCGCCCGAACCGTATGCGTCGCAGTATGAGGACGGCCGCGTCGCCGTGCCGGGCAATTTTTTGCCGGAGCATCCTTTTGACAACGGAGAGATGCATATCCGGGATGAGGGGCTCGCGGGCCGGCCGCGCACGAAGGAAGAGATTCGGCGCCATATCGCCGATTATTACGCGATGATCACCCATATGGATGCGCAGATGGGACGGCTCATGGAGGCGCTGAAGGAGACCGGGCGACTGGACGGCACCATCGTCGTCTATACGTCTGACCACGGGCTGGCCGTCGGGCAGCATGGCCTGATGGGCAAGCAGAATCTGTACGAGCACAGCATCCGGATCCCGTGGCTCATGGCAGGGCCTGGCGTTCCGGCCAAGGGTCGGATCGGCGGGCAAGTGTATCAGATGGATATTTATCCGACGTTATGCGAGCTGGCCGGCATTCCGGTTCCGGCATCCGTCGAAGGGCGCAGCATGGCGGGCCTGATGCGCGGCGAAGCCGGCGCGGAACGGAGCACCGTCTATGCGCTGTACAAGGACACGCAGCGGATGGTGAAGGACGGCCGCTACAAGCTCATCCGCTACCGGAAGTCCGGCGTCACCGGCGAAGGTACGGACATGGTGCAGCTGTTCGACTTGCTGGAAGATCCCGGGGAGCTGCGGAATCTGGCACAGGAACCGGAGATGCAGCGGCATATCCGCCGCCTGGACGAGGCGATGCAGGCATGGATGAGACAGGTCGGCGACCCGTACGCGGACTCATTTGCGATAAGCGGATGA
- a CDS encoding glycoside hydrolase family 125 protein: protein MEQFRLPKIDVPKFELPQAVKQVLAEAEQKLAHRPKLLKQFKNCFPNTLETTTKLLEDGTTFVLTGDIPAMWLRDSVEQVIHYVPFAKDDADLQRIIGGLIKRHMFYINIDPYANAFNEGPNDWHWDANDQTDMSPWVWERKYELDSMCFTIRLAYMYWKETGRTDIFDTNFKSAMRKIVEVWKTEQRHFEQSPYRFMRENCPDIDTLRNDGLGMPVNYTGMTWSGFRPSDDACDFHYNIPSNMFAAVSLRQMQEIAKYGFRDEAFVKEMHKLEKEIEHGIQLYGTYNHPTYGKIYVYETDGYGNFCLMDDAGTPSLMSIPYIGYTDAEDPIYQNTRRFILSKENPYYFEGKAASGIGSPHTPDGYIWHMALSMQGLTAISDEEIVSLIATLEATDADTGFMHEGFHADDPAIFTRPWFAWSNSLFSQLVWKAMQRGLLDK, encoded by the coding sequence ATGGAACAATTCCGATTGCCCAAAATCGACGTGCCGAAGTTCGAGCTTCCCCAAGCGGTGAAGCAGGTGCTCGCGGAGGCCGAGCAGAAGCTGGCGCATCGCCCGAAGCTGTTGAAGCAGTTCAAGAACTGCTTCCCGAATACGCTGGAGACGACGACGAAGCTGCTGGAGGACGGCACGACCTTCGTGCTGACCGGAGACATTCCGGCCATGTGGCTGCGCGACTCGGTGGAGCAGGTCATTCACTATGTCCCGTTCGCCAAGGATGACGCCGATCTGCAGCGCATCATCGGCGGCCTGATCAAGCGCCATATGTTCTATATCAATATCGACCCGTATGCGAACGCGTTCAATGAAGGGCCGAACGATTGGCATTGGGACGCGAATGATCAGACCGATATGTCCCCATGGGTATGGGAGCGCAAATATGAGCTCGATTCGATGTGCTTCACGATTCGACTCGCTTATATGTATTGGAAAGAAACGGGACGCACCGATATCTTCGATACGAACTTCAAGTCCGCCATGCGCAAAATCGTCGAGGTCTGGAAGACGGAGCAGCGCCATTTCGAGCAGTCGCCGTACCGCTTCATGCGCGAGAATTGCCCGGATATCGATACGCTGCGCAACGACGGCCTTGGCATGCCGGTCAACTATACGGGGATGACGTGGTCCGGCTTCCGTCCGAGCGACGATGCCTGCGACTTCCATTACAATATTCCTTCCAACATGTTCGCGGCCGTATCGCTGCGCCAAATGCAGGAGATTGCGAAGTATGGCTTCCGCGACGAAGCGTTCGTGAAGGAAATGCATAAGCTCGAAAAAGAGATCGAGCACGGCATCCAGTTGTACGGCACATACAATCATCCGACCTACGGCAAAATATATGTGTACGAGACGGACGGCTACGGCAATTTCTGCCTGATGGACGACGCGGGAACGCCGAGTCTGATGTCGATTCCGTATATCGGCTATACGGACGCCGAAGATCCGATCTACCAGAATACGCGCCGCTTCATCCTGAGCAAGGAGAATCCGTATTACTTCGAAGGCAAGGCCGCCTCGGGAATCGGCAGCCCGCATACCCCGGACGGCTATATATGGCATATGGCGCTCTCAATGCAGGGCTTGACCGCGATCAGCGATGAGGAGATCGTGTCGCTTATCGCCACGCTGGAAGCTACGGATGCCGACACCGGCTTCATGCATGAAGGCTTCCACGCGGACGATCCGGCCATCTTCACCCGCCCTTGGTTCGCCTGGTCGAACAGCCTGTTCTCCCAGCTCGTGTGGAAAGCGATGCAGCGGGGATTGCTGGACAAATAA
- a CDS encoding methyl-accepting chemotaxis protein → MLKSIKMKLVLAFLVTILVPISIIGIIVNNSMIKEITAAFVTSTTNEVAQVDGRMSLFFDTVKENVKFLSNSPIINQADESITSYMTLTENKKSTFAQNGGIESEIYREFERFAQTHPNTSAVFLAANHGGYVQWPEKEMAAKYDPRTRPWYANAMANPDQVTITDPYVDSVTGDLNMSSVAVVQDGNGKPLGVLGMDTSLAKLAEQLQNIKIRETGYVVLLSKDGTILAHPRNPELISKNIADIGVPEFAGIKEKNADHFEIHVDGTDYMTNLYTSQTTGWKYLSIVEKSELTKEADKIGMINLITSSICAILAVLLALGVASNITKPIQTVVANLKQISAGDFTGEVPASIQRKKDEVGVLGQSLQVMQASIRHLVGEIRSAANTLADSSKQLSAHTAASTAQIQEVDSIVKVVAGGAETQMRGTEEGAKAMEEMAIGIQRIAESTTSISETSMDTADQAKQGNLLLQGAVQQMNTIDESVKHSGALVQTLGERSEQMAHIVDIITQIAAQTNLLALNAAIEASRAGEHGKGFAVVAHEVRKLAERSAESAREISDLIEETRADARKAVESMDLVRDSVADGIDKVQNSGDTFGRILTDITDIAGQIQDTSAVTEEMSAGSEEVLASVNEIAHIAEKNAEHAAKLVKFTDQQLLDMGTLLNNAEQLNHMAQTLNEMISRYKI, encoded by the coding sequence ATGTTAAAAAGCATTAAAATGAAACTAGTTCTTGCTTTTTTAGTTACGATCCTTGTACCGATTTCTATTATTGGCATTATTGTTAATAATAGTATGATCAAAGAAATCACCGCCGCATTCGTGACATCGACGACCAACGAAGTCGCGCAGGTGGATGGCAGAATGTCGCTTTTTTTCGACACGGTCAAAGAGAATGTCAAGTTTCTGTCCAACAGCCCGATCATCAATCAAGCCGATGAGAGCATCACCTCATACATGACGCTGACGGAGAACAAAAAATCGACATTTGCGCAAAATGGCGGCATCGAAAGCGAAATCTATCGGGAATTTGAACGCTTTGCCCAGACGCATCCGAACACCTCGGCCGTATTTTTGGCAGCGAATCATGGCGGTTACGTGCAGTGGCCGGAAAAAGAAATGGCCGCCAAGTATGACCCGCGCACCCGCCCTTGGTATGCGAATGCCATGGCGAATCCGGACCAAGTTACCATTACCGACCCGTATGTCGATTCGGTTACCGGCGATTTAAATATGAGCAGCGTAGCGGTCGTCCAGGACGGCAACGGCAAGCCGCTTGGCGTACTCGGAATGGATACGAGCCTCGCCAAGCTGGCGGAACAGCTCCAGAACATCAAAATCCGGGAGACCGGCTATGTCGTTCTGCTCTCCAAAGACGGGACGATTCTCGCTCATCCCCGCAATCCAGAGCTGATCTCCAAAAATATCGCGGACATCGGCGTGCCCGAATTTGCGGGTATCAAAGAAAAAAACGCGGATCATTTCGAGATTCATGTGGATGGCACAGACTATATGACCAACTTGTATACGTCGCAGACGACCGGATGGAAGTATTTATCTATCGTTGAAAAAAGCGAGCTGACGAAGGAAGCCGACAAGATCGGAATGATCAACCTGATCACCAGCTCGATATGCGCCATCCTAGCCGTGCTTCTGGCGCTTGGGGTGGCATCGAACATCACGAAGCCGATTCAGACTGTCGTCGCCAATCTGAAGCAGATTAGCGCGGGGGATTTCACGGGCGAGGTTCCGGCCTCGATTCAGCGGAAAAAGGACGAAGTCGGCGTACTGGGGCAATCGCTGCAAGTCATGCAAGCCTCCATCCGCCATCTCGTCGGGGAAATACGCAGCGCGGCGAATACATTGGCCGACTCTTCGAAGCAGTTGTCCGCCCACACGGCCGCGAGCACGGCTCAGATTCAAGAAGTCGACTCGATCGTCAAGGTCGTCGCCGGCGGCGCCGAGACGCAAATGCGGGGCACGGAAGAAGGAGCCAAGGCGATGGAAGAGATGGCCATCGGCATTCAGCGCATCGCGGAGAGCACGACCAGCATATCCGAGACGTCGATGGATACGGCCGACCAGGCGAAGCAGGGGAATCTGCTGCTCCAGGGCGCGGTGCAACAGATGAATACGATCGATGAATCGGTGAAGCATTCCGGGGCATTGGTGCAGACGCTCGGCGAGCGCTCGGAGCAGATGGCCCATATCGTCGACATCATCACCCAGATTGCGGCACAGACAAATCTGCTCGCGCTCAATGCGGCGATTGAAGCGTCCCGGGCCGGGGAGCATGGCAAAGGCTTTGCCGTCGTCGCCCATGAAGTAAGAAAGCTGGCGGAACGGTCGGCCGAGTCCGCCCGCGAAATCTCCGATCTGATCGAGGAGACGAGAGCGGATGCCCGCAAAGCCGTGGAGTCGATGGATCTCGTCCGGGACAGCGTCGCCGACGGCATTGATAAAGTGCAAAATTCGGGCGATACCTTCGGACGCATCTTAACCGACATTACGGATATCGCCGGCCAGATTCAGGATACGTCAGCCGTGACGGAAGAAATGTCCGCGGGTTCCGAAGAAGTGCTTGCTTCCGTGAATGAAATTGCGCATATCGCCGAGAAGAACGCGGAGCATGCCGCGAAGCTGGTGAAGTTCACGGATCAGCAGCTGCTCGATATGGGCACCCTGCTGAACAACGCGGAGCAGCTTAACCACATGGCGCAAACGCTGAACGAGATGATAAGCCGGTATAAAATATAA
- a CDS encoding chemotaxis protein CheX, whose product MKAEWIHPFLQSACTVIEQVVQVRPERGELEMLSWSGSHDLRIQIGMTGQLSGHVAFGLNEDVAIKMASAMMGGFPLEALDAIGESAISELGNMISGNATTLMYNQGLRVDITPPQLLVSSHSGPIQQAMAVPLIIGDIGRFDVLMHIGYSDKVSVVS is encoded by the coding sequence ATGAAAGCCGAGTGGATTCATCCTTTTTTGCAATCGGCGTGCACGGTCATCGAACAAGTCGTGCAAGTCCGTCCGGAACGGGGAGAGCTTGAGATGTTATCTTGGAGCGGATCTCATGATTTACGCATCCAGATTGGGATGACGGGGCAATTATCGGGCCATGTCGCGTTCGGGTTAAATGAAGATGTCGCCATTAAGATGGCTTCCGCGATGATGGGAGGCTTCCCGCTGGAAGCGCTGGACGCCATTGGGGAAAGCGCGATTTCGGAGCTGGGGAATATGATTAGCGGCAATGCGACCACGTTGATGTACAATCAAGGGCTGCGCGTCGACATCACGCCGCCTCAACTGCTGGTCTCCTCCCATTCGGGACCGATTCAGCAGGCGATGGCGGTGCCGCTTATTATTGGAGACATCGGACGGTTTGATGTGCTCATGCATATCGGATATAGTGATAAGGTCAGTGTCGTATCCTGA
- a CDS encoding SDR family NAD(P)-dependent oxidoreductase — MDLKGKIVLITGASSGIGALTAQAAAAKGAVPVLTGRSREKLDAAVLGMTAEHAVYTMDVTSDDDVERVVTAVLKRFGRIDILLNNAGYGQFERVMDMSVAQFAGMMDVNYMGVVRCTKAVLPHMLARRDGHIVNVASMAGKIGSPKSAGYSATKHAVLGFTNSLRMELAGTGVAVSAVNPGPVDTPFFDLADPSGQYVDNVRWFIMPPDKVARHLIRIMETRRQEVDLPWLGALGMRLYSLFPRISNRIAARLLNKK, encoded by the coding sequence ATGGATTTGAAAGGGAAAATTGTGCTCATTACAGGAGCTTCTAGCGGCATCGGGGCGCTGACCGCCCAAGCCGCGGCGGCAAAAGGAGCTGTGCCCGTGTTGACGGGACGCTCGCGGGAGAAGCTGGATGCCGCCGTTCTGGGCATGACAGCCGAGCATGCCGTCTACACGATGGACGTGACCAGCGACGATGACGTGGAACGTGTAGTAACCGCTGTTCTGAAGCGGTTCGGACGAATCGATATCCTGCTGAACAATGCGGGGTACGGGCAATTCGAGCGCGTTATGGACATGAGCGTGGCCCAGTTCGCCGGCATGATGGACGTCAACTATATGGGGGTGGTGCGCTGCACGAAGGCGGTGCTCCCGCATATGCTGGCACGCCGCGACGGCCATATCGTTAACGTGGCTTCCATGGCAGGCAAGATCGGATCCCCCAAGTCTGCCGGCTACAGCGCGACGAAGCATGCCGTGCTCGGGTTCACGAATTCGCTGCGGATGGAGTTGGCGGGGACCGGGGTTGCCGTGTCGGCCGTCAACCCGGGGCCTGTCGATACGCCTTTCTTCGACCTCGCCGATCCGTCAGGCCAGTATGTGGATAATGTCCGCTGGTTCATCATGCCCCCGGACAAGGTGGCGCGCCACCTGATTCGCATCATGGAGACGCGCAGACAGGAAGTGGACCTGCCGTGGCTGGGGGCGTTGGGCATGCGCCTGTATTCTCTCTTTCCCCGCATTTCCAATCGAATCGCAGCCCGATTGCTGAACAAAAAATAA
- a CDS encoding DUF2573 family protein, with protein sequence MSEAAQPAFERLVQKYAELLTGHSDPATVEKVKRWALYNQMHKTMPNLTRHWNDAHPEGKAEIRALFEEIKQMNEAHRQSGSNS encoded by the coding sequence ATGAGTGAAGCTGCGCAACCCGCATTCGAACGGTTGGTTCAAAAATATGCCGAGCTGCTGACGGGGCATTCCGATCCGGCGACGGTCGAAAAGGTGAAGCGGTGGGCCCTGTACAATCAGATGCATAAGACCATGCCGAACCTGACTCGGCATTGGAACGATGCCCATCCGGAGGGAAAGGCGGAAATACGGGCCCTGTTCGAGGAAATTAAGCAAATGAACGAGGCGCATCGCCAGAGCGGCTCCAATTCCTGA
- a CDS encoding DEAD/DEAH box helicase: MQLSSTFASLAIAEELLAKLQAKDITAPSPVQAEAIPAALEGRDILAQSQTGTGKTLAYLLPVLMKIDASHRGTQAVVIAPTQELAMQIVREAEYYGEGSGIHVAALIGGAALNRQVERLRDKPQLVIGTPGRIRELIEMRKLKMHEVRMIVVDEVDHLLQKGGARDTDMAIRSALRDRQLLFFSATLPREVRELAGRFMHSPAEIGIEPDKRMADTIQHLYVAVERDKIDMVRRLIRLWNPKRAIAFVNDSNRIGEWEAKLAYVGLSVASLYGDAPKQERTAVLRRFREGRVQVLLATDVAARGLDIPDLPLVISIEPALDAEHYIHRAGRTGRMGRQGTSVNLITPQERFIMRKFERELGIAIAERVFYEGRLHDPNANRGGKPKGKPRGAREAAGTARKAQPKSERHRDRKDKGAPKWLKDKRT; encoded by the coding sequence ATGCAGTTGAGCAGCACATTTGCTTCCTTGGCGATTGCCGAGGAATTGTTAGCGAAGCTTCAAGCGAAAGACATTACCGCTCCGTCGCCCGTACAGGCGGAAGCGATTCCGGCCGCGCTGGAGGGCCGCGATATTCTGGCCCAGTCTCAGACCGGAACGGGCAAGACACTGGCTTATCTCTTGCCGGTGTTAATGAAGATAGACGCCTCTCACCGAGGCACGCAGGCGGTCGTGATTGCCCCGACGCAGGAACTCGCCATGCAGATCGTGCGCGAGGCGGAGTACTATGGCGAAGGAAGCGGCATTCATGTCGCCGCGCTCATTGGCGGAGCCGCGCTGAACCGCCAGGTGGAACGGCTGCGCGACAAGCCGCAGCTTGTCATTGGCACGCCCGGCCGCATCCGGGAACTGATTGAGATGCGCAAGCTGAAGATGCATGAGGTCCGAATGATCGTCGTCGACGAGGTCGATCATTTGCTGCAGAAGGGCGGAGCCCGCGATACGGACATGGCGATCCGCAGCGCGCTGCGCGATCGGCAGCTTCTCTTCTTCTCGGCGACTCTCCCTCGGGAGGTGCGGGAGCTGGCCGGACGCTTCATGCACTCGCCGGCGGAGATCGGAATCGAGCCGGATAAGCGGATGGCGGATACGATTCAGCATCTGTATGTGGCCGTGGAGCGCGATAAGATCGATATGGTCCGCCGTCTTATCCGGCTGTGGAACCCGAAGCGGGCGATCGCGTTCGTGAACGACTCGAACCGCATCGGAGAATGGGAGGCGAAGCTGGCCTATGTCGGCCTGTCGGTAGCCTCCCTGTACGGCGATGCGCCGAAGCAGGAGCGGACGGCCGTGCTGCGGCGCTTCCGCGAAGGGCGGGTTCAGGTGCTCCTGGCGACCGATGTCGCGGCCAGAGGGTTGGATATCCCGGATCTGCCGCTCGTCATCAGCATTGAGCCGGCGCTGGATGCGGAGCATTATATTCACCGCGCCGGCCGCACCGGCCGGATGGGCCGCCAAGGGACATCCGTCAATCTGATTACGCCGCAAGAGCGGTTCATTATGCGCAAATTCGAGCGCGAGCTTGGAATCGCGATTGCCGAGCGCGTGTTCTACGAGGGGCGCCTGCACGACCCGAACGCGAACCGGGGAGGCAAGCCGAAAGGCAAGCCGCGCGGCGCGCGCGAGGCGGCTGGAACCGCAAGAAAGGCGCAGCCCAAATCGGAGCGTCACCGGGATCGGAAGGACAAAGGCGCCCCGAAGTGGCTCAAGGACAAACGCACGTAA